One window from the genome of Aricia agestis chromosome 6, ilAriAges1.1, whole genome shotgun sequence encodes:
- the LOC121727976 gene encoding CDP-diacylglycerol--inositol 3-phosphatidyltransferase: MAEAEENVFLFVPNIIGFARVILAIIAFYFMPTNCVLACTCYIVSALLDAVDGHAARHFNQSTKFGAMLDQLTDRAGTAGLMMTLATFYPHYTFWFQISMIIDVTCHWFYLHTVTLQGKKSHKFIDMSENPIMHVYYTNKTVLFLMCAGNEAFYAALYVMNFFTGPTVLGVGLFKLIAILTMPVAVIKAGISVIHGIVASMNIAIIDVNERAAERASKQE, encoded by the exons ATGGCTGAAGCTGaagaaaatgtttttcttttcGTTCCAAATATAATAG GTTTTGCGAGAGTGATTTTGGCCATTATTGCGTTTTATTTTATGCCGACAAATTGTGTATTGGCATGTACCTGCTACATTGTATCAGCTCTACTAGATGCAGTAGACGGACACGCAGCGAGACATTTCAACCAAA gtaCCAAATTTGGAGCAATGCTTGATCAGCTCACCGATAGAGCGGGCACAGCAGGTCTGATGATGACTCTGGCGACCTTCTACCCTCACTATACTTTCTGGTTCCAAATATCTATGATAATTGATGTGACATGCCACTGGTTCTATTTGCATACAGTCACACTGCAGGGTAAAAAGTCACACAAGTTCATTGACATGTCGGAAAATCCAATAATGCATGTTTATTACACAAATAAAACTGTATTATTCCTCATGTGCGCGGGCAATGAAGCATTCTATGCTGCCCTGTATGTAATGAACTTTTTTACGGGACCTACAG TTCTTGGTGTTGGATTGTTTAAGTTAATAGCAATTTTGACTATGCCGGTTGCCGTCATAAAGGCAGGAATCTCTGTCATCCATGGTATTGTTGCATCCATGAATATTGCTATCATTGATGTTAATGAGCGCGCTGCAGAACGAGCCTCTAAACAGGAGTAA
- the LOC121727973 gene encoding nucleolar protein dao-5-like isoform X2: MAPPPEYDKEPKAPDKSLINISKDDSKVRYTNNIKDHPPTSEVKSTNSKANSDAENKHVETLDDGQLRALLDEAITYKCPKDREGKSSLFKELLEEVEQDEQCEAAARVSGRGRRGRGRREHHSSLQDLVAAMAAESAPRRPRHAPAHPPPASVSARAHHGGSLPSGVDTSFLLSEEPARGGYLATVRCVNPPPLAERRVSASDANPPAELDLLTRSKPIFPVTYTARATLEIGSGSVSSGRAVTTTTASNQVDSAIPFSCITTPEIVSSCNTTTSTTQSDAIDQKQPRSVISSNFNGLPLTRPNYGSTASTTDEYKKSLDENGNAVQGFNSPLSGSSQHKKPRRKKSSKNETVIKSHQIDGYQGNKDLNEVLRFIESNADGARAHKLGRAKHKDDSDDKCTKKRSTERRKDKESKIKRATSMEELSRTKLEDLTDTDPPLRAGKARGPDAAPAKPERRSWGDDARAALLMRPEPPADADAADPAAELTDFQTVTKKRKPRRRTDEAEREPATEPAPRRRPPSPRARRISAPPSDRSNDSNDDMDSVHSLPAAGTRARHPLPATAAAPPVPPALPAPPAPAPPASYADIARTRHNIPDLIESCNFYGEGEAESAVGARATRADSEYPALAGGRRARDKAAGGGPAGEAPAPDVVADRRPAVVLLAAGARARELDGVTFGFDVNEQLLGGARADVVRDAEAVGVRAGCAVLRYLPPPAHTAHHTHLIVDYVQAAWEDIMKCGSGKVKYYSD, from the exons ATGGCTCCTCCACCGGAGTATGATAAGGAACCCAAAGCACCGGATAAAAGtctaataaatatttctaaAGACGATTCTAAAGTTCggtatactaataatataaaagatcATCCTCCTACTTCGGAAGTAAAATCTACAAATTCAAAAGCAAATTCCGATGCAGAG aaCAAACATGTGGAGACTTTGGATGATGGGCAACTGCGGGCTCTCCTAGATGAAGCCATTACATACAAGTGCCCAAAAGACAGAGAAGGGAAGAGTAGTCTTTTTAAG GAGCTGCTGGAGGAGGTGGAGCAGGACGAGCAGTGCGAGGCGGCGGCGCGGGTGtcggggcgcgggcggcggggtcGGGGCCGGCGCGAGCACCACTCCTCGTTGCAGGACCTTGTGGCGGCCATGGCGGCCGAgtccgcgccgcgccgcccccgCCACGCGCCCGCGCACCCGCCGCCCGCCAGCGTGTCGGCGCGCGCGCACCACGGCGGCAGCCTGCCGTCCGGCGTCGACACAT CTTTTTTACTGAGCGAGGAGCCGGCTCGTGGCGGGTACCTGGCGACGGTGCGGTGCGTCAACCCGCCGCCACTCGCCGAGCGCCGCGTCTCCGCCAGCGACGCCAACCCCCCAGCTGAACTAGATCTGCTCACCAG AAGTAAGCCTATATTCCCCGTGACATATACGGCTCGCGCCACACTGGAGATCGGCAGCGGCAGCGTGTCGTCGGGGCGCGCGGTCACGACCACCACGGCGTCCAATCAG GTGGATTCTGCAATTCCGTTTAGTTGTATCACAACCCCCGAGATTGTGTCCAGCTGCAACACGACTACATCGACCACACAGTCCGACGCCATCGACCAAAAG caaCCTCGCAGCGTGATTTCGAGTAACTTCAATGGACTACCGCTCACTCGACCCAACTACGGCTCCACCGCCTCGACCACTGACGAGTACAAG AAATCTCTAGACGAAAACGGCAATGCAGTACAAGGATTCAATTCACCTCTATCGGGCTCTAGTCAGCACAAGAAACCTCGAAGAAAGAAATCGTCCAAAAACGAGACCGTCATTAAATCTCACCAGATCGACGGCTACCAGGGAAATAAGGATCTCAACGAAGTCCTCCGCTTCATCGAATCGAACGCGGACGGCGCGCGCGCCCACAAACTCGGCAGAGCCAAACACAAGGACGACTCCGACGACAAGTGCACCAAAAAACGATCGACCGAACGACGCAAGGACAAGGAGAGCAAGATCAAGCGCGCCACCTCCATGGAGGAGCTCTCCCGGACGAAGCTCGAGGACCTAACCGATACCGACCCTCCGCTCCGCGCGGGCAAGGCGCGCGGTCCCGACGCGGCGCCCGCCAAACCCGAGCGGCGCTCGTGGGGCGACGACGCCCGCGCCGCGCTGCTGATGCGCCCCGAGCCGCCCGCCGATGCCGACGCCGCTGATCCCGCCGCCGAGCTCACCGACTTCCAGACCGTCACCAAGAAGCGGAAGCCGCGCCGCCGCACCGACGAGGCGGAGCGCGAGCCGGCCACCgagcccgcgccgcgccgccgcccgccctcGCCCCGCGCACGCCGCATCTCCGCACCGCCCTCCGACCGTAGCAACGACTCCAACGACGATATGGACTCCGTGCACTCGCTGCCGGCGGCCGGCACCCGCGCGCGGCACCCGCTGCCCGCGACCGCGGCGGCCCCGCCTGTGCCGCCCGCGCTCCCGGCTCCTCCCGCACCCGCCCCGCCCGCCTCGTACGCGGACATCGCGCGGACCCGCCACAACATCCCCGACCTCATCGAGTCGTGCAACTTCTACGGCGAGGGCGAGGCCGAGAGCGCAGTCGGGGCGCGGGCGACGCGCGCGGACAGCGAGTACCCGGCGCTGGCGGGCGGACGGCGTGCGCGCGACaaggcggcgggcggcggcccGGCGGGCGAGGCGCCGGCGCCAGACGTGGTGGCCGACCGGCGGCCGGCCGTGGTGCTGCTGGCGGCGGGCGCGCGTGCGCGGGAGCTGGACGGCGTGACGTTCGGCTTCGACGTGAACGAGCAGCTGCTGGGCGGCGCACGCGCGGACGTGGTGCGCGACGCGGAGGCGGTGGGCGTGCGAGCGGGCTGTGCGGTGCTGCGCTACCTGCCACCGCCCGCGCACACCGCACACCACACACACCTCATTGTCGACTACGTGCAAGCCG cttGGGAAGACATTATGAAGTGCGGCAGCGGTAAAGTGAAATATTACAGCGACTAG
- the LOC121727973 gene encoding nucleolar protein dao-5-like isoform X3 yields the protein MAFHNIECYKGDYDSFQENVNDFHQFNVNNRNNNVVEVKIKYRNITKGLVPPSHSLINKRNIRSLTIGVSSNFRDPNESGIKTIEIIKSTQCDPKSSQSGPNRKERKVKSKFPSAQGDKNNPKMSQKKCQVSQNILDKQYAYKGFTTSKINEDKGVSIDKECVNLKLNASNQDPEITSTGPDAFERAVSRALEAKTADDSTDSIANVNKISQETIEKSAPPKALSKIDPKEVSSTVEVDSAIPFSCITTPEIVSSCNTTTSTTQSDAIDQKQPRSVISSNFNGLPLTRPNYGSTASTTDEYKKSLDENGNAVQGFNSPLSGSSQHKKPRRKKSSKNETVIKSHQIDGYQGNKDLNEVLRFIESNADGARAHKLGRAKHKDDSDDKCTKKRSTERRKDKESKIKRATSMEELSRTKLEDLTDTDPPLRAGKARGPDAAPAKPERRSWGDDARAALLMRPEPPADADAADPAAELTDFQTVTKKRKPRRRTDEAEREPATEPAPRRRPPSPRARRISAPPSDRSNDSNDDMDSVHSLPAAGTRARHPLPATAAAPPVPPALPAPPAPAPPASYADIARTRHNIPDLIESCNFYGEGEAESAVGARATRADSEYPALAGGRRARDKAAGGGPAGEAPAPDVVADRRPAVVLLAAGARARELDGVTFGFDVNEQLLGGARADVVRDAEAVGVRAGCAVLRYLPPPAHTAHHTHLIVDYVQAAWEDIMKCGSGKVKYYSD from the exons ATGGCTTTTCATAATATTGAATGTTATAAAGGTGACTATGATTCATTTCAAGAAAACGTTAATGACTTTcatcaatttaatgttaataatagaaataataatgTAGTAGAAGTGAAAATCAAATATCGTAATATCACCAAGGGACTGGTGCCGCCGAGTCACTCACTtataaacaaaagaaatataAGGAGTCTCACTATTGGCGTGTCGAGTAATTTTCGAGACCCCAATGAATCTGGCATTAAAacaattgaaataataaaaagcaCTCAATGTGACCCAAAATCATCACAATCGGGCCCTAATCGTAAGGAACGCAAAGTAAAATCTAAATTTCCATCAGCTCAAGGTGACAAAAATAACCCGAAAATGTCACAGAAAAAGTGTCAAGTTTCTCAAAATATTCTTGATAAACAATACGCCTACAAAGGCTTTACAACGAGTAAAATTAATGAAGATAAAGGTGTTTCTATCGATAAAGAATGTGTAAATCTCAAGCTTAATGCAAGCAATCAAGATCCTGAAATAACATCAACAGGACCTGATGCTTTTGAACGTGCGGTATCCCGTGCCCTCGAAGCTAAAACAGCTGACGACAGCACAGATTCCATAgcaaatgtaaacaaaatatctCAAGAGACTATTGAAAAAAGTGCACCGCCTAAAGCTTTGTCCAAGATAGATCCAAAGGAAGTATCGTCTACTGTTGAG GTGGATTCTGCAATTCCGTTTAGTTGTATCACAACCCCCGAGATTGTGTCCAGCTGCAACACGACTACATCGACCACACAGTCCGACGCCATCGACCAAAAG caaCCTCGCAGCGTGATTTCGAGTAACTTCAATGGACTACCGCTCACTCGACCCAACTACGGCTCCACCGCCTCGACCACTGACGAGTACAAG AAATCTCTAGACGAAAACGGCAATGCAGTACAAGGATTCAATTCACCTCTATCGGGCTCTAGTCAGCACAAGAAACCTCGAAGAAAGAAATCGTCCAAAAACGAGACCGTCATTAAATCTCACCAGATCGACGGCTACCAGGGAAATAAGGATCTCAACGAAGTCCTCCGCTTCATCGAATCGAACGCGGACGGCGCGCGCGCCCACAAACTCGGCAGAGCCAAACACAAGGACGACTCCGACGACAAGTGCACCAAAAAACGATCGACCGAACGACGCAAGGACAAGGAGAGCAAGATCAAGCGCGCCACCTCCATGGAGGAGCTCTCCCGGACGAAGCTCGAGGACCTAACCGATACCGACCCTCCGCTCCGCGCGGGCAAGGCGCGCGGTCCCGACGCGGCGCCCGCCAAACCCGAGCGGCGCTCGTGGGGCGACGACGCCCGCGCCGCGCTGCTGATGCGCCCCGAGCCGCCCGCCGATGCCGACGCCGCTGATCCCGCCGCCGAGCTCACCGACTTCCAGACCGTCACCAAGAAGCGGAAGCCGCGCCGCCGCACCGACGAGGCGGAGCGCGAGCCGGCCACCgagcccgcgccgcgccgccgcccgccctcGCCCCGCGCACGCCGCATCTCCGCACCGCCCTCCGACCGTAGCAACGACTCCAACGACGATATGGACTCCGTGCACTCGCTGCCGGCGGCCGGCACCCGCGCGCGGCACCCGCTGCCCGCGACCGCGGCGGCCCCGCCTGTGCCGCCCGCGCTCCCGGCTCCTCCCGCACCCGCCCCGCCCGCCTCGTACGCGGACATCGCGCGGACCCGCCACAACATCCCCGACCTCATCGAGTCGTGCAACTTCTACGGCGAGGGCGAGGCCGAGAGCGCAGTCGGGGCGCGGGCGACGCGCGCGGACAGCGAGTACCCGGCGCTGGCGGGCGGACGGCGTGCGCGCGACaaggcggcgggcggcggcccGGCGGGCGAGGCGCCGGCGCCAGACGTGGTGGCCGACCGGCGGCCGGCCGTGGTGCTGCTGGCGGCGGGCGCGCGTGCGCGGGAGCTGGACGGCGTGACGTTCGGCTTCGACGTGAACGAGCAGCTGCTGGGCGGCGCACGCGCGGACGTGGTGCGCGACGCGGAGGCGGTGGGCGTGCGAGCGGGCTGTGCGGTGCTGCGCTACCTGCCACCGCCCGCGCACACCGCACACCACACACACCTCATTGTCGACTACGTGCAAGCCG cttGGGAAGACATTATGAAGTGCGGCAGCGGTAAAGTGAAATATTACAGCGACTAG
- the LOC121727973 gene encoding nucleolar protein dao-5-like isoform X1, translating into MAPPPEYDKEPKAPDKSLINISKDDSKVRYTNNIKDHPPTSEVKSTNSKANSDAENKHVETLDDGQLRALLDEAITYKCPKDREGKSSLFKELLEEVEQDEQCEAAARVSGRGRRGRGRREHHSSLQDLVAAMAAESAPRRPRHAPAHPPPASVSARAHHGGSLPSGVDTSFLLSEEPARGGYLATVRCVNPPPLAERRVSASDANPPAELDLLTSRSKPIFPVTYTARATLEIGSGSVSSGRAVTTTTASNQVDSAIPFSCITTPEIVSSCNTTTSTTQSDAIDQKQPRSVISSNFNGLPLTRPNYGSTASTTDEYKKSLDENGNAVQGFNSPLSGSSQHKKPRRKKSSKNETVIKSHQIDGYQGNKDLNEVLRFIESNADGARAHKLGRAKHKDDSDDKCTKKRSTERRKDKESKIKRATSMEELSRTKLEDLTDTDPPLRAGKARGPDAAPAKPERRSWGDDARAALLMRPEPPADADAADPAAELTDFQTVTKKRKPRRRTDEAEREPATEPAPRRRPPSPRARRISAPPSDRSNDSNDDMDSVHSLPAAGTRARHPLPATAAAPPVPPALPAPPAPAPPASYADIARTRHNIPDLIESCNFYGEGEAESAVGARATRADSEYPALAGGRRARDKAAGGGPAGEAPAPDVVADRRPAVVLLAAGARARELDGVTFGFDVNEQLLGGARADVVRDAEAVGVRAGCAVLRYLPPPAHTAHHTHLIVDYVQAAWEDIMKCGSGKVKYYSD; encoded by the exons ATGGCTCCTCCACCGGAGTATGATAAGGAACCCAAAGCACCGGATAAAAGtctaataaatatttctaaAGACGATTCTAAAGTTCggtatactaataatataaaagatcATCCTCCTACTTCGGAAGTAAAATCTACAAATTCAAAAGCAAATTCCGATGCAGAG aaCAAACATGTGGAGACTTTGGATGATGGGCAACTGCGGGCTCTCCTAGATGAAGCCATTACATACAAGTGCCCAAAAGACAGAGAAGGGAAGAGTAGTCTTTTTAAG GAGCTGCTGGAGGAGGTGGAGCAGGACGAGCAGTGCGAGGCGGCGGCGCGGGTGtcggggcgcgggcggcggggtcGGGGCCGGCGCGAGCACCACTCCTCGTTGCAGGACCTTGTGGCGGCCATGGCGGCCGAgtccgcgccgcgccgcccccgCCACGCGCCCGCGCACCCGCCGCCCGCCAGCGTGTCGGCGCGCGCGCACCACGGCGGCAGCCTGCCGTCCGGCGTCGACACAT CTTTTTTACTGAGCGAGGAGCCGGCTCGTGGCGGGTACCTGGCGACGGTGCGGTGCGTCAACCCGCCGCCACTCGCCGAGCGCCGCGTCTCCGCCAGCGACGCCAACCCCCCAGCTGAACTAGATCTGCTCACCAG TAGAAGTAAGCCTATATTCCCCGTGACATATACGGCTCGCGCCACACTGGAGATCGGCAGCGGCAGCGTGTCGTCGGGGCGCGCGGTCACGACCACCACGGCGTCCAATCAG GTGGATTCTGCAATTCCGTTTAGTTGTATCACAACCCCCGAGATTGTGTCCAGCTGCAACACGACTACATCGACCACACAGTCCGACGCCATCGACCAAAAG caaCCTCGCAGCGTGATTTCGAGTAACTTCAATGGACTACCGCTCACTCGACCCAACTACGGCTCCACCGCCTCGACCACTGACGAGTACAAG AAATCTCTAGACGAAAACGGCAATGCAGTACAAGGATTCAATTCACCTCTATCGGGCTCTAGTCAGCACAAGAAACCTCGAAGAAAGAAATCGTCCAAAAACGAGACCGTCATTAAATCTCACCAGATCGACGGCTACCAGGGAAATAAGGATCTCAACGAAGTCCTCCGCTTCATCGAATCGAACGCGGACGGCGCGCGCGCCCACAAACTCGGCAGAGCCAAACACAAGGACGACTCCGACGACAAGTGCACCAAAAAACGATCGACCGAACGACGCAAGGACAAGGAGAGCAAGATCAAGCGCGCCACCTCCATGGAGGAGCTCTCCCGGACGAAGCTCGAGGACCTAACCGATACCGACCCTCCGCTCCGCGCGGGCAAGGCGCGCGGTCCCGACGCGGCGCCCGCCAAACCCGAGCGGCGCTCGTGGGGCGACGACGCCCGCGCCGCGCTGCTGATGCGCCCCGAGCCGCCCGCCGATGCCGACGCCGCTGATCCCGCCGCCGAGCTCACCGACTTCCAGACCGTCACCAAGAAGCGGAAGCCGCGCCGCCGCACCGACGAGGCGGAGCGCGAGCCGGCCACCgagcccgcgccgcgccgccgcccgccctcGCCCCGCGCACGCCGCATCTCCGCACCGCCCTCCGACCGTAGCAACGACTCCAACGACGATATGGACTCCGTGCACTCGCTGCCGGCGGCCGGCACCCGCGCGCGGCACCCGCTGCCCGCGACCGCGGCGGCCCCGCCTGTGCCGCCCGCGCTCCCGGCTCCTCCCGCACCCGCCCCGCCCGCCTCGTACGCGGACATCGCGCGGACCCGCCACAACATCCCCGACCTCATCGAGTCGTGCAACTTCTACGGCGAGGGCGAGGCCGAGAGCGCAGTCGGGGCGCGGGCGACGCGCGCGGACAGCGAGTACCCGGCGCTGGCGGGCGGACGGCGTGCGCGCGACaaggcggcgggcggcggcccGGCGGGCGAGGCGCCGGCGCCAGACGTGGTGGCCGACCGGCGGCCGGCCGTGGTGCTGCTGGCGGCGGGCGCGCGTGCGCGGGAGCTGGACGGCGTGACGTTCGGCTTCGACGTGAACGAGCAGCTGCTGGGCGGCGCACGCGCGGACGTGGTGCGCGACGCGGAGGCGGTGGGCGTGCGAGCGGGCTGTGCGGTGCTGCGCTACCTGCCACCGCCCGCGCACACCGCACACCACACACACCTCATTGTCGACTACGTGCAAGCCG cttGGGAAGACATTATGAAGTGCGGCAGCGGTAAAGTGAAATATTACAGCGACTAG